One genomic region from Dehalobacter restrictus DSM 9455 encodes:
- a CDS encoding RrF2 family transcriptional regulator, with amino-acid sequence MRFSTRGRYGVQIMVDLAQHAADGPVSLKSVADRQKLSEHYLEQLVPELRKAGLVRSIRGPQGGYELAKRPEQINIGDVIRVLEGPIAPVECVTQSEEDCCQKTDFCVTREVWMKVRDSINGVVDSISLADLLKEAGSGGENLGFLQ; translated from the coding sequence GTGAGATTTTCTACCAGGGGCAGATATGGCGTACAAATCATGGTTGATTTAGCCCAGCACGCGGCTGATGGTCCGGTTTCCCTGAAGTCTGTCGCTGACAGGCAGAAACTATCTGAGCATTATCTGGAACAGCTCGTTCCTGAGCTGCGTAAGGCAGGGCTGGTCAGAAGCATCCGGGGGCCCCAGGGCGGGTATGAACTGGCCAAGCGCCCTGAACAAATCAATATCGGCGATGTGATCAGGGTACTGGAAGGGCCGATCGCACCAGTCGAGTGCGTTACCCAGTCGGAAGAAGACTGCTGCCAGAAAACAGATTTCTGCGTAACGCGGGAAGTATGGATGAAGGTTAGGGATTCCATCAACGGTGTCGTTGATTCTATTTCTCTGGCTGATTTACTAAAAGAAGCAGGTAGCGGCGGAGAAAACTTGGGATTTCTTCAATAG
- the nifS gene encoding cysteine desulfurase NifS, producing MKRIYLDHSATTPVDPQVAELMMVYFTEYYGNPSSVHSFGRQVHKAIDEAREKVASLIGANPSEITFTSGGTEADNLAIQGAARIRAKKGTHLITSAIEHHAVLDTFKYLAKNGYEITIVPVDEEGLVSVQDIEKAIRPDTILISIMHANNEVGSIQPVAEIGRIAREKGILFHVDAVQSLGKLPIDVNQMNVDLLTISSHKIYGPKGVGALYIRKGVRISPLVFGGSQERKVRSGTENAPGIIGFGKACELAGQRMADENIELVRLRDKLFDGILASIDRVKVNGPRGAKRLPNNVNISINFIEGESLLLSLDLVGIAGSSGSACTSGSLDPSHVLLAMGLSHEVAHGSLRLSLGRQNTDEEIDYVLQELPKIVQRLREMSPLYHKAI from the coding sequence ATGAAACGAATATATTTGGATCATAGTGCCACAACGCCGGTTGACCCGCAGGTGGCAGAGTTAATGATGGTGTACTTTACAGAGTACTACGGAAATCCATCCAGCGTACATTCCTTTGGAAGACAAGTTCATAAGGCCATCGACGAAGCCAGAGAAAAGGTTGCATCTCTGATTGGAGCAAATCCTTCGGAGATTACCTTTACCAGCGGCGGAACGGAAGCTGATAACCTGGCCATTCAGGGTGCCGCCAGAATAAGAGCAAAAAAAGGCACGCACCTGATTACTTCGGCGATTGAGCATCATGCTGTTCTGGATACTTTTAAATACCTGGCTAAAAACGGCTACGAAATAACCATTGTGCCGGTCGATGAGGAAGGCTTGGTAAGTGTTCAGGATATAGAAAAAGCAATCCGTCCGGACACGATTTTAATCAGTATTATGCACGCCAACAACGAGGTCGGGTCGATTCAGCCTGTCGCTGAAATAGGCCGGATTGCCAGGGAAAAAGGGATCCTGTTCCATGTCGATGCCGTCCAGTCTCTTGGAAAACTGCCAATCGATGTAAATCAGATGAATGTTGACCTGTTAACGATATCGAGCCATAAAATCTATGGCCCGAAAGGGGTCGGGGCTTTATACATTCGCAAAGGCGTCAGGATTTCTCCGCTTGTTTTTGGCGGTTCGCAGGAGAGAAAAGTCCGTTCCGGTACGGAAAACGCTCCGGGGATCATTGGTTTTGGCAAAGCCTGTGAGCTGGCCGGACAAAGGATGGCAGACGAAAATATTGAACTGGTCAGACTCCGTGATAAATTATTCGACGGAATCCTCGCCAGCATTGATCGTGTCAAGGTGAACGGCCCGCGTGGCGCCAAGCGTCTTCCGAACAATGTCAATATCAGCATTAATTTTATTGAAGGAGAATCACTGCTCTTAAGTCTCGATTTGGTTGGAATAGCCGGTTCCAGCGGTTCGGCCTGTACTTCGGGATCTTTGGATCCTTCGCATGTTTTACTGGCCATGGGTTTAAGCCACGAGGTTGCCCATGGTTCTCTGAGGCTCTCGCTTGGCAGACAGAATACGGATGAAGAGATCGATTATGTGTTACAGGAGCTTCCGAAGATCGTGCAGCGCTTAAGAGAAATGTCTCCCTTATATCATAAAGCAATTTGA